From a region of the Falco cherrug isolate bFalChe1 chromosome 9, bFalChe1.pri, whole genome shotgun sequence genome:
- the C9H10orf105 gene encoding uncharacterized protein C10orf105 homolog gives MLLRCVTLCTAGNMSTEDASNGTSPTPPLLGLLVSTTELVPPSPASLAMAGPLPVIVALVCIFLLLATFLIFVTLCKPAALDQSRSGLHECMPHHPADASEPQLRLWKRLGSLRCSINTFRRSRPVSQRQLACPKSSPASQDWDIMESTKM, from the coding sequence ATGTTGCTTCGCTGTGTCACCTTGTGCACTGCAGGGAATATGAGCACAGAGGATGCCAGCAACGGGACCTCTCCCACCCCGCCTCTCCTTGGGCTTCTGGTTTCTACCACTGAGctggtcccccccagccctgcatcccTTGCGATGGCAGGTCCGCTGCCTGTCATCGTTGCGCTCGTctgcatcttcctcctcctggcaaCCTTCCTCATCTTTGTCACCCTCTGcaagccagcagcactggacCAGTCCCGCTCTGGGCTCCATGAGTGCATGCCCCATCACCCGGCAGATGCCAGTGAGCCCCAGCTGAGGCTCTGGAAACGGCTGGGTTCCCTTCGATGCTCCATCAACACCTTCAGGAGGAGTCGGCCAGTGTCCCAGAGACAGCTCGCCTGCCCCAAGAgctcccctgccagccaggACTGGGACATCATGGAGTCTACCAAAATGTGA